From the genome of Malus sylvestris chromosome 6, drMalSylv7.2, whole genome shotgun sequence, one region includes:
- the LOC126627015 gene encoding transcription factor BIM2-like isoform X2, whose amino-acid sequence MQVHGRYLETHDFLRPLERMGKPCIAKEETSVEISTAEKQPSHAAMQPTTSLEHILPGGIGTYSISHISYFNQRVPKPEGSPVFTVGQASSSERNVDENSNCSSYTGSGFTLWEESAKNKGKTGKENVVGERPLGTVRGQWTSSERPAQSSSNNHRSCFSSQSSGQKNISFMEMMKYAAKGSAQEAELDDEEEFVLKKETSTTTTNATTTYKSDLRVNVDNKSSDQKANTPRSKHSATEQRRRSKINDRFQMLRELIPHSDQKRDKASFLLEVIEYIQFLQERVNKYEGPYQGWNHDPAKLMPWINNHKLKESYCDQSRGMNGVSGPALPFAAKFDEKPTSVSPTIPASCAQNPVESDTSTETTFKAVDHHPGITSKSVPFPLSMQPNLFAPVRSSAAAAAVPPIPPRLPSDAENTSQHRSMLCQTRSCATDGTATRDKLKEQELTIEGGRINISSAYSQGLLNTLTQALQSSGVDLSQASISVKIELGKRANRRSPIPKSAIKENEIPTSTLGKKHSVIASSEESEQAQKKLKTFRN is encoded by the exons ATGCAGGTGCATG gACGCTACCTTGAAACACATGATTTCTTACGACCACTTGAACGAATGGGAAAGCCATGCATTGCTAAGGAAGAGACCTCAGTTGAGATATCAACCGCTGAAAAACAACCGTCTCATGCGGCGATGCAGCCGACTACTTCTTTGGAGCATATTCTCCCCGGTGGGATTGGGACTTACAGTATAAGTCACATTTCGTATTTTAATCAAAGGGTTCCGAAACCAGAGGGATCGCCGGTGTTTACGGTCGGTCAAGCAAGTAGTAGCGAGAGAAACGTTGACGAAAACTCGAACTGTAGTTCTTACACCGGAAGTGGATTCACTTTGTGGGAAGAATCTGCAAAGAATAAGGGAAAGACAGGGAAGGAGAATGTTGTGGGAGAAAGACCCCTGGGTACCGTGAGAG GGCAATGGACCTCTTCGGAGCGGCCTGCGCAGTCATCTTCCAACAATCATCGCAGCTGCTTCAGTTCTCA GTCATCTGGGCAGAAGAACATAAGCTTCATGGAGATGATGAAGTATGCCGCCAAGGGTAGTGCCCAGGAAGCCGAACTTGACGATGAAGAAGAGTTTGTTCTAAAAAAAGAGACCTCTACTACTACCACCAATGCCACCACCACGTATAAGA GCGATTTGAGGGTAAACGTTGATAATAAGAGCTCTGATCAGAAGGCTAACACGCCGCGATCCAAACATTCTGCAACCGAGCAGCGAAGAAGAAGCAAAATAAATGACAG ATTCCAAATGTTGAGAGAGCTCATTCCTCACAGTGATCAAAAGAGAGATAAGGCATCATTTTTATTAGAG GTTATCGAATACATTCAGTTTTTACAGGAACGGGTAAACAAGTACGAGGGTCCATACCAAGGATGGAACCATGATCCAGCAAAATTGATGCCTTGG ATCAACAATCACAAGCTTAAGGAGAGTTACTGTGATCAATCTCGAGGCATGAATGGTGTGTCTGGTCCTGCATTACCGTTTGCTGCAAAGTTCGATGAGAAACCTACTTCTGTCTCACCGACAATCCCTGCAAGCTGCGCACAGAACCCTGTAGAATCCGACACAAGTACTGAAACCACCTTCAAAGCCGTGGATCACCACCCTGGAATAACAAGCAAGTCGGTGCCCTTTCCTTTGTCAATGCAACCGAACCTCTTCGCTCCTGTCAGGAGtagtgctgctgctgctgctgtacCTCCAATTCCACCTAGACTGCCATCTGATGCAGAGAACACATCTCAGCATCGATCTATGTTATGTCAGACGAGATCATGCGCTACTGATGGTACTGCCACTAGGGATAAGCTAAAGGAACAGGAGCTGACAATTGAAGGCGGCCGAATTAACATCTCAAGTGCCTACTCCCAAGG GTTATTGAATACGCTGACACAAGCCCTTCAAAGTTCCGGCGTGGATTTGTCACAGGCCAGTATCTCCGTGAAAATCGAGCTAGGGAAGCGAGCAAACAGAAGATCACCTATACCAAAATCCGCGATTAAG GAAAATGAGATTCCTACAAGCACTTTAGGAAAAAAGCACTCTGTAATTGCAAGCAGTGAAGAATCTGAACAAGCCCAAAAGAAACTCAAGACATTCAGGAACTAA
- the LOC126627015 gene encoding transcription factor BIM1-like isoform X1 — protein sequence MELPQPRPFGTEGRKPTHDFLSLCAHSVAQQDPRPPAQGRYLETHDFLRPLERMGKPCIAKEETSVEISTAEKQPSHAAMQPTTSLEHILPGGIGTYSISHISYFNQRVPKPEGSPVFTVGQASSSERNVDENSNCSSYTGSGFTLWEESAKNKGKTGKENVVGERPLGTVRGQWTSSERPAQSSSNNHRSCFSSQSSGQKNISFMEMMKYAAKGSAQEAELDDEEEFVLKKETSTTTTNATTTYKSDLRVNVDNKSSDQKANTPRSKHSATEQRRRSKINDRFQMLRELIPHSDQKRDKASFLLEVIEYIQFLQERVNKYEGPYQGWNHDPAKLMPWINNHKLKESYCDQSRGMNGVSGPALPFAAKFDEKPTSVSPTIPASCAQNPVESDTSTETTFKAVDHHPGITSKSVPFPLSMQPNLFAPVRSSAAAAAVPPIPPRLPSDAENTSQHRSMLCQTRSCATDGTATRDKLKEQELTIEGGRINISSAYSQGLLNTLTQALQSSGVDLSQASISVKIELGKRANRRSPIPKSAIKENEIPTSTLGKKHSVIASSEESEQAQKKLKTFRN from the exons ATGGAGCTTCCGCAGCCTCGGCCGTTCGGAACCGAAG GAAGAAAACCGACGCATGACTTTCTGTCACTCTGCGCTCATTCAGTTGCCCAACAAGATCCAAGACCACCTGCTCAAG gACGCTACCTTGAAACACATGATTTCTTACGACCACTTGAACGAATGGGAAAGCCATGCATTGCTAAGGAAGAGACCTCAGTTGAGATATCAACCGCTGAAAAACAACCGTCTCATGCGGCGATGCAGCCGACTACTTCTTTGGAGCATATTCTCCCCGGTGGGATTGGGACTTACAGTATAAGTCACATTTCGTATTTTAATCAAAGGGTTCCGAAACCAGAGGGATCGCCGGTGTTTACGGTCGGTCAAGCAAGTAGTAGCGAGAGAAACGTTGACGAAAACTCGAACTGTAGTTCTTACACCGGAAGTGGATTCACTTTGTGGGAAGAATCTGCAAAGAATAAGGGAAAGACAGGGAAGGAGAATGTTGTGGGAGAAAGACCCCTGGGTACCGTGAGAG GGCAATGGACCTCTTCGGAGCGGCCTGCGCAGTCATCTTCCAACAATCATCGCAGCTGCTTCAGTTCTCA GTCATCTGGGCAGAAGAACATAAGCTTCATGGAGATGATGAAGTATGCCGCCAAGGGTAGTGCCCAGGAAGCCGAACTTGACGATGAAGAAGAGTTTGTTCTAAAAAAAGAGACCTCTACTACTACCACCAATGCCACCACCACGTATAAGA GCGATTTGAGGGTAAACGTTGATAATAAGAGCTCTGATCAGAAGGCTAACACGCCGCGATCCAAACATTCTGCAACCGAGCAGCGAAGAAGAAGCAAAATAAATGACAG ATTCCAAATGTTGAGAGAGCTCATTCCTCACAGTGATCAAAAGAGAGATAAGGCATCATTTTTATTAGAG GTTATCGAATACATTCAGTTTTTACAGGAACGGGTAAACAAGTACGAGGGTCCATACCAAGGATGGAACCATGATCCAGCAAAATTGATGCCTTGG ATCAACAATCACAAGCTTAAGGAGAGTTACTGTGATCAATCTCGAGGCATGAATGGTGTGTCTGGTCCTGCATTACCGTTTGCTGCAAAGTTCGATGAGAAACCTACTTCTGTCTCACCGACAATCCCTGCAAGCTGCGCACAGAACCCTGTAGAATCCGACACAAGTACTGAAACCACCTTCAAAGCCGTGGATCACCACCCTGGAATAACAAGCAAGTCGGTGCCCTTTCCTTTGTCAATGCAACCGAACCTCTTCGCTCCTGTCAGGAGtagtgctgctgctgctgctgtacCTCCAATTCCACCTAGACTGCCATCTGATGCAGAGAACACATCTCAGCATCGATCTATGTTATGTCAGACGAGATCATGCGCTACTGATGGTACTGCCACTAGGGATAAGCTAAAGGAACAGGAGCTGACAATTGAAGGCGGCCGAATTAACATCTCAAGTGCCTACTCCCAAGG GTTATTGAATACGCTGACACAAGCCCTTCAAAGTTCCGGCGTGGATTTGTCACAGGCCAGTATCTCCGTGAAAATCGAGCTAGGGAAGCGAGCAAACAGAAGATCACCTATACCAAAATCCGCGATTAAG GAAAATGAGATTCCTACAAGCACTTTAGGAAAAAAGCACTCTGTAATTGCAAGCAGTGAAGAATCTGAACAAGCCCAAAAGAAACTCAAGACATTCAGGAACTAA
- the LOC126627015 gene encoding transcription factor BIM2-like isoform X3, protein MGKPCIAKEETSVEISTAEKQPSHAAMQPTTSLEHILPGGIGTYSISHISYFNQRVPKPEGSPVFTVGQASSSERNVDENSNCSSYTGSGFTLWEESAKNKGKTGKENVVGERPLGTVRGQWTSSERPAQSSSNNHRSCFSSQSSGQKNISFMEMMKYAAKGSAQEAELDDEEEFVLKKETSTTTTNATTTYKSDLRVNVDNKSSDQKANTPRSKHSATEQRRRSKINDRFQMLRELIPHSDQKRDKASFLLEVIEYIQFLQERVNKYEGPYQGWNHDPAKLMPWINNHKLKESYCDQSRGMNGVSGPALPFAAKFDEKPTSVSPTIPASCAQNPVESDTSTETTFKAVDHHPGITSKSVPFPLSMQPNLFAPVRSSAAAAAVPPIPPRLPSDAENTSQHRSMLCQTRSCATDGTATRDKLKEQELTIEGGRINISSAYSQGLLNTLTQALQSSGVDLSQASISVKIELGKRANRRSPIPKSAIKENEIPTSTLGKKHSVIASSEESEQAQKKLKTFRN, encoded by the exons ATGGGAAAGCCATGCATTGCTAAGGAAGAGACCTCAGTTGAGATATCAACCGCTGAAAAACAACCGTCTCATGCGGCGATGCAGCCGACTACTTCTTTGGAGCATATTCTCCCCGGTGGGATTGGGACTTACAGTATAAGTCACATTTCGTATTTTAATCAAAGGGTTCCGAAACCAGAGGGATCGCCGGTGTTTACGGTCGGTCAAGCAAGTAGTAGCGAGAGAAACGTTGACGAAAACTCGAACTGTAGTTCTTACACCGGAAGTGGATTCACTTTGTGGGAAGAATCTGCAAAGAATAAGGGAAAGACAGGGAAGGAGAATGTTGTGGGAGAAAGACCCCTGGGTACCGTGAGAG GGCAATGGACCTCTTCGGAGCGGCCTGCGCAGTCATCTTCCAACAATCATCGCAGCTGCTTCAGTTCTCA GTCATCTGGGCAGAAGAACATAAGCTTCATGGAGATGATGAAGTATGCCGCCAAGGGTAGTGCCCAGGAAGCCGAACTTGACGATGAAGAAGAGTTTGTTCTAAAAAAAGAGACCTCTACTACTACCACCAATGCCACCACCACGTATAAGA GCGATTTGAGGGTAAACGTTGATAATAAGAGCTCTGATCAGAAGGCTAACACGCCGCGATCCAAACATTCTGCAACCGAGCAGCGAAGAAGAAGCAAAATAAATGACAG ATTCCAAATGTTGAGAGAGCTCATTCCTCACAGTGATCAAAAGAGAGATAAGGCATCATTTTTATTAGAG GTTATCGAATACATTCAGTTTTTACAGGAACGGGTAAACAAGTACGAGGGTCCATACCAAGGATGGAACCATGATCCAGCAAAATTGATGCCTTGG ATCAACAATCACAAGCTTAAGGAGAGTTACTGTGATCAATCTCGAGGCATGAATGGTGTGTCTGGTCCTGCATTACCGTTTGCTGCAAAGTTCGATGAGAAACCTACTTCTGTCTCACCGACAATCCCTGCAAGCTGCGCACAGAACCCTGTAGAATCCGACACAAGTACTGAAACCACCTTCAAAGCCGTGGATCACCACCCTGGAATAACAAGCAAGTCGGTGCCCTTTCCTTTGTCAATGCAACCGAACCTCTTCGCTCCTGTCAGGAGtagtgctgctgctgctgctgtacCTCCAATTCCACCTAGACTGCCATCTGATGCAGAGAACACATCTCAGCATCGATCTATGTTATGTCAGACGAGATCATGCGCTACTGATGGTACTGCCACTAGGGATAAGCTAAAGGAACAGGAGCTGACAATTGAAGGCGGCCGAATTAACATCTCAAGTGCCTACTCCCAAGG GTTATTGAATACGCTGACACAAGCCCTTCAAAGTTCCGGCGTGGATTTGTCACAGGCCAGTATCTCCGTGAAAATCGAGCTAGGGAAGCGAGCAAACAGAAGATCACCTATACCAAAATCCGCGATTAAG GAAAATGAGATTCCTACAAGCACTTTAGGAAAAAAGCACTCTGTAATTGCAAGCAGTGAAGAATCTGAACAAGCCCAAAAGAAACTCAAGACATTCAGGAACTAA
- the LOC126627017 gene encoding rhamnogalacturonan I rhamnosyltransferase 1-like, which translates to MFVRGRENIQRLMCKVEKKERKGVMGFKVLGGGGGGGEKLKNSMLVTAASSPSRSKMKLWMIRATSSVLLWTCIVQLTALGDMWGPRVLKGWPACFSLESAAASSVLQDRLPSLPARALPPKRVYKNNGYLMVSCNGGLNQMRAAICDMVAIARYLNVTLIVPELDKTSFWADPSEFKDIFDVDHFITSLRDEVRILKELPPRVKRRVELGMFYTMPPVSWSDMSYYRNQILPLIQKYKVVHLNRTDARLANNGQPLEIQKLRCRVNFSALRFTSQIEELGRRVIRLLRQNGPFLVLHLRYEMDMLAFSGCTQGCNIEEVEELTRMRYAYPWWKEKIINSDLKRKDGLCPLTPEETALTLSALDIDRDIQIYIAAGEIYGAERRMASLREAFPKLVRKETLLEPSDLRFFQNHSSQMAALDYLVSLESDIFVPTYDGNMAKVVEGHRRFLGFKKTILLDRRLLVDLIDRYTSGSLNWDEFSSAVKEAHANRMGKPTNRLMIQDRPKEEDYFYANPEECLQPSDDELSST; encoded by the exons ATGTTTGTACGAGGAAGAGAGAATATACAGAGATTGATGTGCAAggtggagaagaaggagagaaaGGGAGTGATGGGATTTAAGGTGTTGGGAGGCGGCGGAGGAGGAGGGGAAAAGTTAAAGAACTCGATGCTGGTCACGGCGGCGTCGTCGCCGTCGAGGTCGAAAATGAAGCTGTGGATGATCCGTGCGACTTCGTCGGTTTTGTTGTGGACGTGCATCGTGCAATTAACGGCTCTGGGGGATATGTGGGGTCCTAGGGTTTTGAAAGGGTGGCCTGCTTGTTTCTCTCTGGAGTCCGCCGCCGCCTCCTCCGTCTTGCAAGACAGGTTGCCTTCCCTTCCGGCCAGAGCTCTTCCGCCCAAGA GGGTTTATAAAAACAATGGTTACCTGATGGTATCATGCAATGGTGGACTCAATCAAATGAGAGCAGCG ATATGTGACATGGTTGCTATCGCAAGATATTTGAACGTCACTCTTATAGTCCCTGAACTTGACAAAACCTCCTTTTGGGCTGATCCCAG TGAATTCAAAGACATATTTGATGTGGATCATTTCATCACATCCTTGAGAGATGAGGTTCGCATATTGAAAGAGCTGCCTCCCAGGGTAAAGAGGAGAGTGGAGCTAGGAATGTTTTATACCATGCCACCAGTTAGTTGGTCTGATATGTCTTATTATCGTAATCAG ATTCTTCCTCTGATACAAAAATACAAAGTTGTACATCTGAATAGAACTGATGCTCGACTTGCCAATAATGGACAACCTTTGGAGATTCAGAAACTTCGCTGCCGAGTTAATTTCAGTGCTCTGAGATTCACTTCTCAGATAGAGGAGTTGGGCAGAAGGGTTATCAGGCTTCTAAGGCAAAATGGTCCATTCCTTGTACTTCATCTTAGATATGAAATGGACATGTTGGCATTTTCTGGTTGTACCCAAGGTTGTAACATCGAGGAGGTGGAAGAGTTGACAAGAATGAG ATATGCTTATCCCTGGTGgaaagagaaaataataaattctGATCTGAAAAGGAAAGATGGTTTGTGTCCTCTGACACCTGAAGAAACCGCTCTTACATTGAGTGCCCTTGACATTGACCGCGATATTCAGATTTATATCGCAGCTGGTGAAATCTATGGCGCAGAGAGGAGAATGGCAAGTCTTCGAGAGGCTTTTCCAAAATTG GTCAGAAAAGAGACACTGCTGGAACCATCAGACCTTAGGTTCTTTCAAAACCACTCATCCCAAATGGCAGCATTGGATTATCTTGTCTCATTGGAGAGTGATATCTTCGTTCCCACATATGATGGAAACATGGCTAAAGTGGTTGAAGGCCATCGCAG GTTTCTTGGGTTCAAGAAGACAATCCTACTGGACAGAAGGCTTCTTGTTGATTTGATAGACCGGTACACTAGTGGATCATTGAATTGGGATGAATTTTCATCTGCGGTAAAGGAAGCTCATGCAAATCGCATGGGGAAACCAACTAATAGGTTGATGATCCAAGACCGACCTAAAGAGGAGGACTATTTCTATGCCAACCCGGAAGAGTGTTTGCAACCATCAGATGATGAACTAAGTAGTACGTGA